The Anaerobacillus alkaliphilus genome has a window encoding:
- a CDS encoding glycine betaine ABC transporter substrate-binding protein, whose protein sequence is MNKWKNYIFALLMVALLTACGSTNQETNSEQTATKEITIGQILWAENIAVTNMWKAILEEKGYSVQLNLLDMGVTMSALDGGELDVSLEVWLPVQDANYLERYQDTVNFSEATWFDNAKVGLVVPTYLKEINSVEHLNAHKELFDGKIIGFDPGAGTMEVTEQLIKDYQLEFDLLASSEPAMLGAVASAIGKEEAIVVPLWSPHWVFSRYDLKFLEDPQNTFGGIEKIHHATRHGFEEDYPEVSQWFKNWKMNDQQIGELIDYVETAEDPLEGAKKWIEENRELINEWVN, encoded by the coding sequence ATGAACAAATGGAAAAATTATATCTTTGCGTTGCTAATGGTTGCTTTACTGACAGCATGTGGAAGCACAAATCAGGAAACGAACAGTGAACAAACAGCTACAAAAGAAATAACAATTGGTCAAATATTATGGGCCGAAAATATTGCAGTAACAAATATGTGGAAGGCAATTTTAGAAGAAAAAGGTTATAGCGTCCAATTAAACTTATTAGACATGGGTGTTACAATGTCAGCTTTAGATGGTGGAGAGTTAGATGTTAGTTTAGAGGTATGGTTACCAGTCCAAGATGCAAATTATCTAGAAAGATATCAAGATACGGTTAATTTCTCAGAAGCTACTTGGTTTGATAATGCCAAAGTAGGACTTGTGGTTCCCACCTATTTAAAAGAGATTAATAGTGTCGAACATTTAAACGCACATAAAGAGTTGTTTGATGGAAAAATTATCGGTTTCGATCCTGGCGCAGGTACGATGGAAGTTACAGAACAACTAATAAAAGATTATCAGCTTGAGTTTGATCTACTAGCAAGCTCTGAACCTGCAATGTTAGGGGCAGTTGCAAGTGCCATAGGAAAAGAAGAAGCAATCGTGGTACCACTTTGGAGTCCACACTGGGTATTCTCTAGATATGATTTGAAGTTCCTAGAGGACCCGCAAAACACATTCGGTGGAATTGAAAAAATTCACCATGCTACAAGGCATGGATTTGAAGAAGATTATCCAGAGGTTAGCCAGTGGTTTAAGAACTGGAAAATGAATGACCAACAAATTGGCGAGCTTATCGATTATGTGGAAACTGCCGAAGACCCTCTTGAAGGCGCCAAAAAATGGATTGAAGAAAATCGAGAATTGATTAATGAATGGGTAAATTAA
- the cudC gene encoding choline uptake/conversion transcriptional regulator CudC, with the protein MSESTERSRSKIEEAKDKVIGAIAETMDLYGVTPAAANLYATMYFKDQMTLDEMRTELEMSKPSMSTSVRKLQEIEMVKKTFTRGSRKHTYVAEKNFFRSFMVFYCQMWEREVKTNMEAIEEAQEDFIDVIKDSTSTPEIVAEAKKYYDQLEESKTYYHWLDDLVTSIRSGKIFEFIPKDSQE; encoded by the coding sequence ATGAGCGAATCCACTGAAAGATCCAGAAGTAAAATAGAAGAAGCAAAAGATAAAGTCATTGGAGCGATTGCAGAGACAATGGACTTATACGGTGTAACACCTGCTGCTGCAAATTTATACGCAACGATGTACTTTAAAGATCAAATGACTCTTGATGAAATGCGAACGGAGCTTGAAATGAGCAAACCGAGTATGAGTACGAGTGTACGTAAGCTCCAAGAAATAGAAATGGTAAAGAAAACATTCACACGCGGTTCTAGGAAACACACCTATGTAGCTGAAAAAAACTTCTTTCGTTCATTTATGGTGTTTTACTGTCAGATGTGGGAGCGAGAAGTTAAAACAAATATGGAAGCTATTGAGGAAGCACAAGAAGACTTCATCGACGTAATAAAAGACTCCACCAGTACGCCAGAAATTGTGGCGGAGGCTAAAAAATACTACGATCAATTAGAAGAGTCTAAGACATACTATCACTGGTTGGATGACTTAGTGACAAGTATCCGAAGTGGTAAGATATTTGAGTTTATACCTAAGGATTCTCAAGAATAG